A single Pagrus major chromosome 19, Pma_NU_1.0 DNA region contains:
- the LOC141014477 gene encoding apolipoprotein D-like — protein sequence MKTFQVLFVLLLTAAAADGQSFHSGRCPQPSVQEDFNVTKYMGTWYEIEKLPAVFERGKCNQATYSPLADGTVKVHNAELLSNGKINSIEGVAKVRNSSQPAILDVSFFKGVPDSPYWVLSTDYHSYSLVYSCSNYFGLFHIDFAWILARTRVLSEEVIGRLRDELAAAGVNLNRLTVSDQTGCDVMT from the exons ATGAAGACATTCCAG GTCCTGTTTGTGCTcctgctgactgctgcagcagctgacgGTCAGTCTTTCCACTCTGGCAGATGCCCCCAACCATCAGTCCAAGAGGACTTCAACGTTACAAAG TATATGGGCACCTGGTATGAGATAGAGAAGCTCCCAGCTGTGTTTGAGAGAGGAAAGTGTAACCAGGCCACGTACAGCCCTCTGGCTGACGGGACGGTCAAGGTTCACaatgcagagctgct GTCTAACGGGAAGATAAATTCAATCGAGGGTGTTGCCAAAGTTAGAAACTCATCTCAACCCGCTATTCTGGATGTCAGCTTCTTTAAAG GTGTTCCAGATTCTCCCTACTGGGTCCTCTCCACAGACTACCACTCATATTCTCTGGTGTACTCTTGCTCTAACTACTTCGGCCTTTTCCACATCGACTTCGCCTGGATCCTGGCTCGCACTCGGGTGTTAAGTGAAGAGGTCATCGGCCGGTTACGTGATGAGCTGGCTGCTGCCGGTGTAAACTTGAACCGCCTCACAGTCAGCGATCAGACTGGATGTGATGTCATGACCTGA
- the ggh gene encoding gamma-glutamyl hydrolase codes for MSLLLFCVFLSCVPFYSSADTNDRPIIGLLAQDIRSPKPNQSSYIAASYVKYLESAGARVVPVMIDQTPEDYKRLFNSINGILYPGGAASIISSGYERAARIFYELAIEANKRGDYFPVWGTCLGFEQLAYLTSGKSVLSRTNTTGVALHLDFTNEANSSRMFQDFPAELMKDLASQPLTENSHKWSVTMSTFNSTEELKTFYKVLSTNTDGQIEFVSTMEAHDYPIYGTQWHPEKNAFEWTKPYIPHSPTAVRITFYMAEFFVNEARKNMHTFESKDEESKALIYNYSPVYTGRESSFEQKYFF; via the exons ATGAGCCTGTTATTGTTCTGCGTGTTTCTGTCGTGTGTGCCGTTTTATTCCTCGGCTGATACAAACGACAGACCCATTATCG GTCTTCTGGCTCAAGATATCCGTTCACCCAAACCCAATCAGTCATCTTACATCGCTGCCTCCTATGTCAAGTATCTGGAGTCAGCAGGAGCGAGAGTTGTACCTGTCAT GATTGACCAGACACCAGAGGACTACAAGAGACTGTTCAACTCCATTAATGG GATCCTCTACCCAGGCGGGGCTGCCAGCATTATCTCATCTGGCTATGAAAGGGCTGCGAGAATCTTTTATGAGCTGGCTATTGAG GCAAACAAGAGAGGCGACTATTTTCCCGTGTGGGGCACCTGTCTTGGATTTGAGCAGCTGGCCTATCTGACCAGTGGAAAGTCAGTCCTGTCACGCACCAATACGACCGGTGTGGCTTTGCATCTGGATTTTACGAATG AAGCCAATAGCAGCAGGATGTTTCAGGACTTCCCAGCAGAACTCATGAAAGATCTGGCTTCTCAGCCGCTGACAGAAAACTCTCACAAGTGGAGTGTGACCATGTCG aCTTTCAACTCAACTGAGGAGCTGAAGACGTTTTACAAAGTTCTCTCCACAAATACAGACGGACAGATCGAGTTTGTGTCAACAATGGAAG CTCACGATTATCCAATTTATGGGACACAGTGGCATCCGGAGAAAAACGCGTTTGAGTGGACGAAGCCTTACATTCCTCACTCTCCGACAGCGGTCAGGATCACCTTCTACATGGCTGAGTTCTTTGTCAATGAAG CGAGGAAGAACATGCACACATTTGAATCCAAGGACGAAGAGAGCAAAGCGCTGATATACAACTACAGTCCTGTTTACACTGGGAGAGAAAGCAGCTTCGAACAGAAATATTTcttctga